A window of the Candidatus Margulisiibacteriota bacterium genome harbors these coding sequences:
- a CDS encoding cation-translocating P-type ATPase, which produces MQTKIFRIGGMHCASCSAMVEKTLVQKQGIKNINVNLATAQAKVNYDETRIKFSEIEKIIKALGYSVLTDNPQHPEKSQFKLWLIVAVLFIIPVFATMFVNIDKLSTSFHRYYDYLLIICSLIIVLIAGSPFHYSSYKKIMQLRFNMDSLITLGSLTALFSGIISFILRKQFHSFLESADFIVTFVLIGKYLETLSKGRASRAVQMLYAKQVKQAHILKNGQELLVNSDELQIGDIIIVRSGEKIPVDGLIIEGQANIDESLLTGESLPVFKKVQEAVFSSTVVLDGILQIKMDKSKSETVIAQIIRLVEEAQNSKAPVQKLADLIASFFVPAIITFSLLTFLLWLIMTHGQLGRSLMPAIAVLVIACPCAFGLATPIALLVASGKAASAGIIIKNGQAFEKLVAVDTVVFDKTGTLTAGKPHVTDAFIYSIKEQELTQYAQSISSGSSHPLAKAVSDYYLKKTGKTLSLNEFIEIGGKGLSAKHEEKDILLGNIRLLKDKGIMVPEEIAKQTKLLEGQGKTVLYLARSNIIIGLYGLSDKIKDDALETVKMLCKNGLDVQMISGDNYNSVAYTAGLVGIKTFYAEQLPAGKAEILKKLETNNKKTLFVGDGINDTPALTSAYLGVAIGAGSDIAVETGDIIIIGNKLLPLVNLFALAQKSYKIIIQNFVWAFSYNLIGIPLAVLGILPPAFASLAMSLSSITVVLNSLRINAPLYIKKN; this is translated from the coding sequence ATGCAAACAAAAATATTCAGGATAGGTGGAATGCATTGCGCTAGTTGTTCGGCCATGGTCGAGAAAACTTTAGTTCAGAAACAGGGAATAAAAAATATTAATGTAAATCTTGCTACCGCGCAGGCTAAAGTGAATTATGACGAAACACGCATTAAATTCAGTGAAATTGAAAAAATTATTAAAGCTCTGGGTTACAGTGTTTTGACTGATAATCCGCAACACCCGGAGAAGTCGCAGTTCAAGCTCTGGCTTATTGTCGCAGTACTTTTTATTATTCCTGTTTTTGCGACTATGTTTGTGAATATAGATAAATTAAGCACTTCTTTTCATAGGTATTACGATTATTTACTTATAATTTGTAGTCTGATAATAGTTTTGATTGCCGGCAGTCCTTTCCACTACAGTTCGTATAAAAAAATTATGCAGTTGCGCTTTAATATGGACAGTTTAATAACACTTGGGTCCCTTACCGCTCTTTTTTCAGGAATTATTTCTTTTATCCTGCGTAAACAGTTTCATTCATTTCTGGAAAGCGCTGATTTTATAGTTACGTTTGTATTAATAGGAAAATATTTGGAAACACTAAGTAAAGGCCGGGCTTCCAGGGCAGTACAAATGCTTTATGCCAAACAGGTAAAACAAGCCCATATTTTAAAAAATGGGCAGGAACTTTTGGTAAATAGTGATGAATTACAAATAGGCGATATTATAATAGTCAGAAGCGGCGAAAAAATTCCCGTAGATGGTTTGATTATTGAAGGTCAGGCCAATATTGACGAATCTCTTTTAACCGGAGAGAGTCTTCCTGTCTTCAAGAAGGTTCAGGAAGCAGTCTTTTCTTCTACTGTTGTTCTTGACGGTATCCTGCAAATCAAAATGGATAAATCTAAAAGTGAGACTGTTATTGCTCAAATAATCCGGTTGGTTGAAGAAGCGCAAAACAGCAAAGCACCCGTACAAAAATTAGCTGATCTTATAGCTAGTTTTTTTGTGCCGGCAATTATTACTTTTTCCCTGTTAACTTTTCTTCTCTGGCTAATTATGACTCATGGTCAGCTCGGCAGGTCTTTAATGCCCGCGATTGCTGTTCTGGTTATAGCCTGTCCTTGTGCATTCGGTCTGGCAACCCCTATTGCGCTGCTGGTTGCATCGGGGAAAGCAGCTTCGGCGGGAATTATTATAAAGAATGGCCAGGCTTTTGAAAAACTTGTAGCTGTCGATACTGTAGTATTTGATAAAACAGGAACTCTTACAGCCGGCAAGCCGCATGTAACAGATGCTTTCATCTACAGTATTAAGGAACAGGAATTAACACAATATGCACAAAGTATTTCCTCAGGCTCCTCTCATCCGTTAGCAAAAGCAGTGTCAGATTATTATCTGAAAAAAACCGGAAAAACCTTATCCTTGAATGAATTTATAGAAATTGGCGGGAAAGGTTTAAGCGCAAAACATGAAGAGAAAGATATCTTGCTTGGGAATATCCGGTTGTTGAAGGACAAAGGTATCATGGTACCTGAAGAAATAGCCAAACAGACAAAATTGTTAGAAGGACAGGGAAAAACAGTTCTGTATCTGGCTAGAAGCAATATTATTATCGGACTATACGGTTTGTCTGATAAAATTAAAGATGACGCTCTGGAAACAGTAAAAATGCTGTGTAAAAACGGTTTGGATGTGCAAATGATCAGTGGCGATAATTATAATTCCGTAGCTTATACAGCCGGTCTTGTCGGAATTAAAACTTTTTATGCCGAACAGTTGCCGGCAGGTAAAGCTGAAATCCTCAAAAAATTGGAAACAAACAATAAAAAAACATTATTCGTAGGTGACGGTATTAATGACACGCCGGCTTTAACTTCGGCCTATTTGGGAGTTGCAATAGGTGCGGGAAGTGATATTGCAGTTGAAACCGGTGATATTATAATTATAGGAAATAAGCTCTTACCATTAGTAAATCTTTTTGCTCTGGCACAAAAATCCTATAAAATTATCATCCAAAATTTTGTATGGGCATTCAGTTACAACTTAATAGGAATACCTTTGGCCGTATTAGGTATTTTGCCGCCGGCATTTGCCAGTTTGGCCATGAGCTTAAGTTCCATAACTGTTGTTTTAAATAGTTTGCGTATTAATGCACCTTTATATATCAAAAAAAATTAA
- the mutM gene encoding bifunctional DNA-formamidopyrimidine glycosylase/DNA-(apurinic or apyrimidinic site) lyase: MPELPEVETICRDLALAVKNDSIKSVDVLDSFNLREIKADDFSGILRDKTVIDVRRLGKMIDIALSDSYHLLIHLRMTGKITLCGKTCNTITHKKIIFNMRKAGEMILSDIRKFAVIYLKQGAEYKKISYITNLGVDPLSAAFSLTVLNSLMKKYGQKNIKNFLMDQKILSGIGNIYASEIMFRSGISPLRTIKSLRITETKKIFREIVKVLTEAVEARGTTFSDYRDSADKKGSFQKMLKVYDRENKKCLVCAGKIKKIKQGGRSTFFCDRCQK, encoded by the coding sequence ATGCCTGAATTACCCGAAGTTGAAACAATTTGTCGAGACCTGGCCCTGGCAGTAAAAAATGACAGCATTAAAAGTGTGGATGTTCTGGATAGTTTTAATCTCAGGGAAATAAAAGCTGATGATTTTTCCGGAATATTGAGGGATAAAACAGTCATTGATGTGCGTCGTCTGGGTAAAATGATAGATATAGCTTTGTCTGATTCATACCATCTGCTAATTCATTTAAGAATGACTGGAAAAATTACTCTTTGCGGTAAAACATGCAACACAATTACACATAAAAAAATTATTTTCAATATGCGTAAAGCCGGAGAAATGATACTTTCAGATATTCGAAAGTTCGCTGTTATATACTTGAAGCAAGGTGCAGAATATAAAAAAATTTCATATATAACTAATTTGGGAGTAGATCCCTTGTCTGCAGCTTTTTCTTTAACAGTCCTTAATTCATTGATGAAAAAATACGGACAGAAAAATATAAAAAATTTTTTGATGGATCAGAAAATTCTATCCGGTATAGGAAATATTTATGCTTCCGAAATAATGTTCCGCAGCGGGATCAGTCCTCTTAGGACAATAAAATCCCTGAGAATTACTGAAACAAAAAAAATTTTCCGGGAGATTGTCAAGGTATTAACAGAGGCAGTAGAAGCCCGGGGAACAACTTTTTCCGATTATCGCGATTCAGCTGATAAAAAAGGAAGTTTTCAAAAGATGTTAAAAGTTTATGACCGGGAAAATAAAAAATGTCTGGTATGTGCTGGTAAGATAAAAAAAATTAAACAGGGCGGCAGATCAACATTTTTCTGCGATCGATGCCAAAAATAA
- a CDS encoding methyl-accepting chemotaxis protein, whose translation MNDNQLNGRLLTKLLMYTIGPLIVFAIILTFFFVQNMKSINNAQLKSFEKQLEETEIDKLKSIVETGINSMNDFYRGAVDNKEIESRYGEKIKYIVENTVTAMEHLYKTNKEKRVPDAKIQKILLDYVASIRYDNNDYIWVNDMAPKMIMHPIKPEMDGQDLSTYKDPNGVFLFNDMVTVCRDKGAGFVRYMWPKPGFDKPVPKISYVKLFEPYNWVIGTGIYLDFVDASRRKRALDFFNSVRYGNNDYFFIIDMTPKMVLHPIKPEMNGQDVSNDKDPNGFFLFKEMVKICKEKGEGVVRYMWPKPGFDKPQPKLTYVKLQKEWGYILGTGIYLDYIDKMIAAKKKELNINLARNVVFVIILVAILVGGLIVFLTYMLSRTVNPLNYISTKMDEMSNKNFQVVDAEVITNDEVGIISKAFNNVKNTFTNILKDMRQSSDEMTTTSGKLKKISEESASSMKEIDVAMEQMSKGANDQTVSLKQIYDKTGDMLGAVNKLSDKSKEQLVSINTTESILNDFDTSFNKILQMAKDIYENSNAASEKAENGKGIIQKTVAAISDIKQVVQDNSRNISELEKSSAKIGEIIEAINDIASQTNLLALNAAIEAARAGEHGKGFAVVADEVRKLAERSADSTKEIDDLLSKIKQEIVNSVKSMDVAEQKVVAGSKQADESNKAIIYIIDSVKDSVVKSKEISDYSNNMAKKNKEIITTTTDFLQMIESTNTLITEMIQNFNEIHDKINGISTIAEEYYASTEEVNASVGQMSYVISEIDSVSSLLNKLAQNFDNKIKEFKLSN comes from the coding sequence ATGAATGACAATCAATTAAACGGTAGATTATTAACAAAATTGCTTATGTATACAATAGGCCCGCTCATTGTTTTTGCAATAATATTAACATTTTTCTTCGTGCAGAATATGAAAAGCATAAACAATGCTCAATTAAAGTCTTTTGAAAAACAGCTGGAAGAAACAGAAATAGATAAATTAAAAAGTATTGTAGAAACAGGTATAAACTCAATGAACGATTTTTACAGAGGTGCGGTAGATAATAAGGAGATAGAATCACGTTACGGTGAAAAAATTAAGTATATTGTGGAAAATACGGTTACTGCCATGGAGCACCTCTATAAAACCAATAAAGAAAAAAGGGTTCCCGACGCTAAAATTCAGAAAATTTTATTGGATTATGTTGCCAGTATACGTTACGACAATAATGATTACATCTGGGTTAATGATATGGCCCCTAAAATGATAATGCACCCCATAAAACCGGAAATGGACGGTCAGGATTTAAGTACATATAAAGATCCTAACGGCGTATTCCTTTTCAATGATATGGTTACAGTATGTAGAGACAAAGGAGCAGGTTTTGTCCGTTATATGTGGCCCAAGCCCGGTTTTGACAAGCCTGTACCTAAAATCAGTTATGTTAAATTGTTTGAGCCCTATAATTGGGTTATCGGTACAGGCATCTATCTGGATTTTGTTGATGCCAGCAGGCGCAAACGAGCTCTTGATTTTTTTAATTCCGTTCGTTATGGCAATAATGACTATTTCTTTATTATAGATATGACCCCAAAAATGGTTTTACATCCCATAAAACCGGAAATGAACGGTCAAGATGTGAGTAACGACAAAGACCCAAACGGTTTCTTTTTGTTTAAAGAAATGGTAAAAATATGTAAGGAAAAAGGTGAAGGTGTAGTTCGTTATATGTGGCCCAAGCCCGGTTTTGACAAACCGCAGCCCAAACTCACTTATGTAAAACTGCAAAAAGAATGGGGGTACATACTGGGTACGGGAATTTATCTGGATTATATCGATAAAATGATTGCCGCCAAGAAAAAAGAACTGAATATCAATCTCGCCAGGAATGTAGTTTTTGTTATAATATTGGTGGCCATTCTTGTAGGTGGTTTGATCGTTTTTTTAACCTATATGCTTTCCAGAACAGTTAATCCTCTTAATTATATAAGTACAAAAATGGATGAAATGTCCAATAAGAATTTTCAGGTTGTGGATGCTGAAGTTATTACCAATGATGAAGTAGGAATCATTTCTAAAGCATTTAATAACGTAAAGAACACCTTTACCAATATTTTAAAAGACATGCGGCAGTCTTCTGATGAAATGACAACTACCAGCGGAAAACTTAAAAAGATTTCCGAAGAAAGCGCATCCAGCATGAAGGAAATAGATGTGGCCATGGAGCAAATGTCTAAAGGAGCAAATGATCAGACCGTAAGCCTGAAACAAATTTATGACAAAACCGGAGATATGCTTGGTGCTGTTAACAAACTGTCGGATAAATCCAAAGAACAACTTGTAAGTATCAATACAACTGAAAGTATCCTTAATGATTTTGATACTTCCTTTAACAAAATCCTGCAAATGGCCAAAGATATCTATGAAAACAGCAATGCCGCTTCAGAAAAAGCCGAAAACGGCAAGGGAATTATTCAAAAAACAGTAGCTGCTATATCAGACATCAAACAGGTTGTTCAGGACAATTCCCGTAATATCTCTGAACTGGAAAAAAGTTCCGCTAAAATCGGAGAGATTATTGAGGCGATCAATGATATCGCCTCCCAAACAAATTTATTGGCACTAAACGCAGCGATAGAAGCAGCCAGGGCCGGAGAACATGGCAAAGGCTTCGCTGTGGTTGCTGATGAAGTCCGTAAACTTGCCGAAAGGTCCGCTGATTCCACAAAGGAAATCGATGACCTCCTCTCCAAGATTAAACAGGAAATCGTTAATTCCGTTAAATCTATGGATGTAGCCGAACAAAAAGTGGTTGCAGGCTCCAAACAGGCAGATGAATCTAATAAGGCAATCATCTATATTATCGATTCTGTAAAAGACAGTGTAGTGAAGTCTAAAGAGATTTCCGATTATTCCAATAATATGGCAAAAAAGAATAAAGAAATCATTACCACTACAACAGACTTTTTACAGATGATTGAATCTACAAATACTCTAATTACAGAAATGATCCAGAACTTTAATGAAATTCATGACAAGATAAACGGAATCTCAACGATAGCCGAAGAGTATTATGCTTCTACTGAAGAAGTCAATGCTTCCGTGGGCCAGATGAGCTACGTAATTTCGGAAATAGACAGTGTTTCCAGTTTATTAAACAAGCTGGCGCAAAATTTTGACAACAAGATAAAAGAATTCAAATTGAGCAACTAG